In Macrotis lagotis isolate mMagLag1 chromosome 8, bilby.v1.9.chrom.fasta, whole genome shotgun sequence, a single genomic region encodes these proteins:
- the MST1 gene encoding hepatocyte growth factor-like protein isoform X2, with amino-acid sequence MWPFMVFLPSVLCASSPGTRSPLNDFQSLTATELHHPSRQPDDQEKLMDVEECAQLCNQNLGCRAFHYIPRNQRCQLLSWTQHSDEAQLQKNVQYDLYQKKNYVRDCIVNNGINYRGTVAITVDDIPCQHWNHKFPTDHKYTPNLRNGLEKNYCRNPDKDQQGPWCYTINPKIRFQTCGIKTCQEATCFTCNGEDYRGSLDYTESGKECQRWDLQYPHRHPYKPSKYPDKNLDDNYCRNPDSSERPWCYTTDPQQEREFCSIPRCLSAQQRQPQPKHATYNCFKGKGENYRGTANTTATGIPCQRWDAQTPHQHHFLPENYDCKDLQENFCRNPDGSEAPWCFTSRPSMRVAFCFQIKRCSDDIKVEDCYYENGEQYRGSVSKTRKGIVCQHWSQNTPHKPQFTPTTDPQLKENFCRNPDEDRYGPWCYTMDPGTAFDYCALKPCSSDPKTSILATPDPVVFEECGKREERKSMLRVIGGQPGNSPWTVSLRNRQGQHFCGGSLVKEQWVVSALQCFSSCHAPLTGYEAWLGTLFKNPQSSDPGVQKIPLMQIVCGPPGSQLVMIKLERKWQ; translated from the exons atgTGGCCCTTCATGGTCTTCCTGCCTTCAGTCCTATGCGCCAGCAGTCCAG GAACAAGGTCCCCACTCAATGATTTCCAGTCCTTGACTGCCACAGAGTTGCACCATCCATCCCGCCAACCCGATGACCAGGAGAAATTGATGGATGTGGAAGAGTGTGCCCAGCTCTGTAACCAGAACCTGGGGTGCCG TGCTTTCCACTACATCCCAAGGAACCAAAGATGCCAGCTTTTATCCTGGACCCAACATTCTGATGAGGCCCAGCTCCAGAAGAATGTGCAGTATGACCTTTATCAGAAGAAAA ATTATGTGAGAGATTGCATCGTGAACAACGGGATCAATTACCGGGGCACTGTTGCGATTACTGTTGATGACATCCCCTGCCAACACTGGAACCACAAATTCCCAACAGATCACAA aTATACTCCAAATCTCCGAAATGGCTTGGAGAAGAACTATTGCCGTAACCCTGATAAAGACCAGCAGGGCCCCTGGTGTTACACCATTAACCCCAAGATCCGTTTTCAGACATGTGGTATCAAGACTTGTCAGGAGG CAACCTGTTTCACCTGTAATGGGGAGGATTACCGAGGTTCTCTCGATTACACAGAGTCAGGCAAAGAGTGTCAGCGCTGGGACCTCCAGTATCCTCATAGGCATCCCTATAAGCCCAGCAA GTATCCAGATAAAAACCTGGATGACAACTACTGTCGAAACCCAGACAGCTCAGAGCGCCCATGGTGTTACACCACAGACCCCCAGCAGGAGCGAGAATTCTGCAGCATCCCCAGATGTC TGTCAGCACAGCAGCGGCAGCCACAACCCAAACATGCCACCTACAACTGCttcaaggggaagggggaaaattatCGAGGAACAGCCAACACTACAGCTACGGGGATCCCATGCCAGCGCTGGGATGCTCAGACTCCTCACCAGCACCACTTCTTGCCTGAGAACTATGACTGCAA GGATCTACAGGAAAATTTCTGTCGGAACCCAGATGGTTCAGAGGCCCCCTGGTGCTTCACTTCACGACCTAGCATGCGTGTGGCCTTCTGTTTTCAAATCAAGCGCTGTTCTGATGACATCAAGGTAGAAG ATTGTTACTATGAAAATGGAGAGCAGTACCGGGGCTCTGTTAGTAAGACCCGGAAGGGGATTGTTTGCCAGCACTGGTCCCAGAATACTCCTCATAAACCTCA GTTCACACCTACCACTGATCCACAACTGAAAGAGAATTTCTGTCGGAACCCAGATGAAGATAGATATGGCCCTTGGTGCTATACTATGGATCCTGGAACTGCATTTGACTACTGTGCTCTCAAGCCCTGCA GTAGTGATCCAAAGACATCCATCCTGGCAACCCCAG ATCCAGTGGTCTTTGAAGAGTGTGGCAAGAGGGAGGAGCGGAAGTCAATGTTACGGGTTATCGGAGGCCAGCCTGGCAATTCTCCCTGGACAGTCAGCTTGAGGAACCG GCAAGGTCAGCACTTCTGTGGTGGGTCACTGGTGAAGGAGCAGTGGGTGGTCTCAGCTCTCCAGTGCTTCTCTTCCTG TCATGCCCCCCTCACAGGCTATGAGGCCTGGCTGGGAACACTTTTTAAGAATCCTCAGAGCAGTGATCCTGGAGTACAAAAGATTCCCCTGATGCAGATAGTGTGTGGTCCTCCAGGTTCCCAGCTCGTCATGATCAAACTAGAAAG